A stretch of the Arachis stenosperma cultivar V10309 chromosome 6, arast.V10309.gnm1.PFL2, whole genome shotgun sequence genome encodes the following:
- the LOC130935532 gene encoding DEAD-box ATP-dependent RNA helicase 3, chloroplastic, whose product MASLIGVSSIYQTPSTTLELHKRPPLTTSSSSSSLSLQCLDSKSHFNNVLRAHLSTNNGKGGFKPTVSFVTSAIATPNSSVLSEEAFKGIGSGDGFPDDDDFAGFGSETDEGSSAVSSEELDVSKLGLPSRLVDTLHKRGISHLFPIQRAVLVPALEGRDIIARAKTGTGKTLAFGIPIIKGLTEDEHSSSLRRSGRLPRVLVLAPTRELAKQVEKEIKESAPYLSTVCVYGGVSYVTQQSALSRGVDVVVGTPGRIIDLINGNSLRLNEVQYLVLDEADQMLAVGFEEDVEVILEKLPSERQSMLFSATMPSWVKKLARKYLDNPLTIDLVGDEEEKLAEGIKLFAISATATSKRTILSDLISVYAKGGKTIVFTQTKRDADEVSLALTNSIMSEALHGDISQHQRERTLNGFRQGKFTVLVATDVAARGLDIPNVDLIIHYELPNDPETFVHRSGRTGRAGKQGTAILMYTSSQRRTVRSLERDVGCKFEFISPPGIQEILEASAEQVVATLNRVHPESVEFFTPTAQKLIEEQGTSALAAALAQMSGFSRPPSSRSLINHEQGWVTLQLIRDSDSRRYFSARSVTGFLAEVYSPAADEVGKIHLIADERVQGAVFDLPEEIAKELLNREIPPGNTITKVTKLPALQDDGPPGDFYGKFSDRDRSSRRGSGSGSGSRDRRGGFRSSRGYGGRDSDDDFGDSYRRGSRSNNKTGSSWSRAGRFSGDDWPIGGRRSSGRSSSSDRGGFGGSCFNCGESGHRASDCPNKRSFF is encoded by the exons ATGGCTTCTTTGATTGGAGTTTCTTCCATATACCAAACTCCCTCTACAACTCTCGAACTACACAAACGACCACCGCTtactacttcttcttcttcttcctctctttccttgCAATGCTTGGACAGCAAGTCCCACTTCAACAACGTTCTCAGAGCACACCTTTCTACTAACAATGGCAAGGGAGGTTTTAAGCCCACTGTTAGTTTTGTTACTTCTGCCATTGCCACTCCAAATTCTTCGGTCCTCAGCGAAGAAGCATTCAAGGGGATAGGCAGCGGTGATGGCTTCCCCGACGACGATGACTTTGCCGGCTTTGGCTCTGAAACCGACGAGGGATCTTCTGCTGTTAGCTCTGAAGAACTCGACGTTTCCAAGCTTGGCCTTCCTTCGCGCCTCGTTGATACCCTCCACAAGCGTGGGATTTCGCATCTTTTCCCCATTCAG AGAGCGGTGTTGGTACCGGCATTGGAAGGTAGGGATATCATTGCTCGGGCAAAGACTGGGACTGGCAAGACACTAGCATTTGGGATTCCCATTATTAAAGGCCTTACTGAAGATGAACATTCAAGTTCTCTCAG GCGGTCTGGTCGTCTCCCCAGAGTGTTGGTTCTTGCTCCTACCAGGGAGCTAGCGAAGCAAGTAGAGAAGGAGATAAAGGAATCTGCACCTTATCTGAGCACAGTTTGTGTTTATGGGGGTGTTTCCTATGTTACTCAACAAAGTGCGCTTTCACGTGGAGTTGATGTAGTTGTTGGGACGCCTGGTAGAATAATTGACCTAATCAATGGGAACAGCCTTAGACTGAATGAAGTTCAGTACCTGGTCCTCGATGAAGCGGATCAGATGCTTGCTGTTGGGTTTGAGGAGGATGTGGAAGTAATATTGGAAAAGCTCCCATCAGAGAGGCAGAGCATGCTTTTTTCTGCAACTATGCCAAGTTGGGTAAAGAAATTGGCTCGAAAGTATTTGGACAATCCATTGACAATAGATCTG GTTGGCGATGAGGAAGAAAAGCTCGCAGAAGGGATAAAACTTTTTGCTATATCAGCAACTGCCACTTCAAAGCGAACAATTCTTTCCGATCTTATAAGT GTTTATGCTAAGGGTGGGAAGACTATAGTTTTTACGCAGACAAAAAGAGATGCTGATGAAGTATCATTGGCATTAACAAATAGTATAATGTCTGAAGCATTACATGGTGATATATCTCAGCATCAAAGAGAGAGAACATTGAATGGTTTTCGACAAGGAAAATTTACAGTTCTTGTTGCCACTGATGTTGCAGCCCGTGGACTTGATATTCCTAATGTTGATTTG ATTATTCATTATGAGCTTCCCAATGATCCGGAGACTTTTGTGCATCGCTCTGGTCGTACTGGGCGTGCAGGGAAACAAGGTACTGCCATTCTTATGTACACCAGTAGCCAGAGGAGAACAGTTAGATCTCTAGAGCGTGATGTAGGCTGCAAATTTGAATTCATCAGTCCACCCGGTATACAAGAGATTTTGGAGGCATCTGCTGAGCAAGTTGTTGCCACGCTCAATAGGGTTCATCCCGAGTCTGTTGAGTTTTTTACACCAACTGCACAAAAATTGATTGAAGAACAGGGAACAAGTGCCCTTGCAGCTGCACTAGCACAAATGAGTGGATTCTCTCGTCCTCCATCGTCCCGATCTTTAATCAACCATGAACAG GGATGGGTTACATTGCAGTTGATCCGAGATTCAGATAGTAGAAGATACTTCTCTGCAAGATCAGTCACTGGGTTTCTGGCTGAGGTTTATTCTCCAGCTGCTGATGAAGTTGGAAAAATACATTTAATTGCAGATGAAAGG GTTCAAGGGGCTGTTTTCGATCTTCCAGAGGAAATTGCTAAAGAGTTACTTAACAGGGAGATACCACCTGGAAACACTATAACCAAGGTTACCAAG TTGCCTGCCTTGCAAGATGATGGGCCACCAGGTGATTTCTATGGGAAGTTCTCTGACAGAGATCGTAGTAGCCGAAGAGGTTCAGGTTCTGGTTCTGGTTCTAGGGATCGGAGAGGCGGTTTTAGAAGCTCACGGGGATATGGAGGCCGAGACTCTGATGATGATTTTGGTGATTCATATAGGAGAGGCAGTAGAAGTAATAATAAAACTGGCAGTAGCTGGTCTCGAGCTGGAAGATTCAGTGGTGATGATTGGCCAATTGGCGGTAGACGATCATCAGGCAGATCTTCATCGTCAGACAG AGGTGGTTTTGGAGGGTCCTGTTTTAATTGTGGGGAGTCTGGGCATCGAGCATCAGATTGTCCAAACAAGCGCAGCTTCTTTTAG
- the LOC130935959 gene encoding anaphase-promoting complex subunit 13, which translates to MAEVSLGILIDIVDEEWMRDTLPDDDLPLSPTLVVRTDDTEDPNQETQEVNADAWHDLALGQE; encoded by the exons ATGGCAGAAGTGAGTTTGGGAATTCTGATTGATATTGTTGACGAAGAATGGATGAGAGACACTCTCCCGGATGATGATCTCCCACTCTCCCCAACCCTAGTTGTTCGGACAGATGATACCGAGGACCCAA ATCAGGAGACACAAGAAGTTAATGCGGATGCTTGGCACGATCTTGCCTTAGGTCAAGAATAG